A window of Chloroflexota bacterium contains these coding sequences:
- the moaC gene encoding cyclic pyranopterin monophosphate synthase MoaC: MKEFTHLDERGKARMVDVSQKEPTVREATARGRVLMSPETLGLIQAKGIQKGDVLAVAQVAGIMAAKRTHELIPMCHPLRLTVVDVDLAINEQSSAVEIEATVKAHDRTGVEMEALVAVAVAALTIYDMCKAVDRMITLTDIRLVKKSGGKSGNFVREEEQ; this comes from the coding sequence ATGAAAGAATTCACTCATTTGGACGAGCGTGGAAAAGCCCGGATGGTGGATGTGAGCCAAAAAGAACCCACTGTTCGCGAGGCCACAGCCAGGGGGCGGGTCCTGATGTCTCCCGAGACCCTGGGACTAATCCAAGCCAAGGGCATTCAGAAGGGTGATGTGTTAGCGGTGGCACAAGTGGCTGGCATCATGGCTGCCAAGAGAACACACGAACTCATTCCCATGTGTCATCCTCTCCGCCTCACCGTGGTGGATGTTGACTTGGCCATCAATGAGCAAAGTTCTGCTGTGGAAATTGAGGCCACAGTCAAGGCTCACGATCGAACTGGCGTGGAAATGGAAGCCCTCGTTGCCGTTGCTGTTGCCGCGCTGACTATCTATGACATGTGCAAGGCTGTGGATCGGATGATTACCCTGACGGATATCAGGTTAGTGAAGAAGTCAGGTGGTAAGTCGGGTAACTTCGTGAGGGAGGAAGAGCAATGA
- a CDS encoding terpene cyclase/mutase family protein, with product MYEDSEALNPQVVEWLLEPENPSVRYFTLVDLLEHPANDPDVTATKAAIPQSSTVASIFAARKPAGYWGKSRDYYIPKHYSTFWVLSILGDLGLTSEDERIREGCEFMFSHQREDGVFRRQRHIPGSWGWERNGEPCTHARIVRFLIQFGYADDPRTQAAIDWLIQTQRGDGGWLCARSNTRHACLRATLDYLRAAVLLPDTWQMETTQRAAEFVAALLMEPNMGHYHVSDAWTVLQYPYFNYGVLPALSALTVLGYGRAHPKIAKALDWLLDRRQKDGTWILDEEVFHPPADFGRAGKPNKYITLDALRVFKSVFR from the coding sequence ATGTACGAGGATAGTGAAGCGCTAAATCCGCAGGTCGTGGAGTGGCTGCTGGAACCAGAAAACCCTTCGGTGCGCTATTTCACCCTTGTGGATCTCCTCGAGCACCCGGCCAATGATCCTGATGTGACTGCCACCAAGGCTGCCATTCCGCAGAGTAGCACAGTAGCCAGCATCTTCGCGGCGCGAAAACCAGCTGGATACTGGGGCAAGTCGCGGGACTACTACATCCCGAAACATTATTCCACTTTCTGGGTGCTTTCTATTCTGGGCGATCTGGGCCTGACTTCGGAGGATGAGCGCATCCGCGAGGGGTGCGAGTTTATGTTCTCCCACCAGCGAGAAGATGGCGTTTTCCGTCGCCAGCGTCATATCCCCGGCAGTTGGGGTTGGGAGCGAAACGGCGAACCGTGTACCCACGCCCGGATTGTACGTTTCCTCATCCAATTCGGTTATGCCGACGACCCACGCACACAGGCTGCGATCGACTGGCTTATCCAGACCCAACGTGGGGACGGCGGTTGGCTCTGTGCGCGCTCCAACACGCGCCACGCCTGTTTGCGCGCCACCTTGGACTATCTACGAGCCGCTGTCCTCCTGCCAGACACCTGGCAAATGGAGACGACACAACGAGCAGCCGAATTCGTTGCCGCGCTCCTGATGGAGCCGAATATGGGCCACTATCATGTCTCTGACGCTTGGACAGTGCTGCAGTATCCCTACTTCAACTACGGCGTGCTCCCAGCCCTCAGCGCACTCACCGTCCTGGGTTATGGGCGTGCTCATCCCAAGATAGCCAAAGCCCTCGATTGGCTCTTGGACCGCCGCCAGAAGGATGGCACCTGGATATTGGACGAAGAGGTATTCCACCCGCCAGCCGATTTTGGGCGCGCAGGCAAACCCAACAAATACATTACCCTCGACGCCCTGCGGGTATTCAAGTCTGTGTTCCGGTGA
- a CDS encoding peptidase M14 — MKYQCILDDVPNYTAFLTVDELRASAHRLVETHPEHVRLMPIGKSRRGEPMEALVIGNGLHKALLFAMPHPNEPIGSMTLEYLSWRLAEDAALIEELGYIWYMVKCIDPDGTRLNEGWFKGPYTLEHYARNYYRPPAFQQIEWTFPVDYKTLHFHNPLPETRALMHLMEQVSPDLLYSLHNSGFGGVYFYVSGGNPRFYQELHDLVAGEELPLHLGEPEMPFIKPYAPAIFPEVSVQDIYDYYAANNPTDPAVIMRQGASSFDYLRGLGTGFSIVCEMPYFYNPKIVDTNPSDIIRRDAILQSVARDREYDAFHRRQFEAVADLLTAPSPFVETIQEWLRIFPESAAALENWARNDPQTARPGTVAEVFDSLVVGKFYRLFTLGLLLRAFTHQMAVGGEHPRLRRAYEEVEVEFERQSAEVTRELDYHVIPIRKLVRVQLGAGLLAAELAREMV, encoded by the coding sequence ATGAAATACCAGTGCATCCTGGATGACGTGCCCAACTACACAGCCTTCCTCACCGTGGATGAACTGCGCGCCAGCGCCCATCGTTTGGTCGAAACACACCCAGAGCACGTGAGGCTCATGCCCATCGGCAAGTCCAGGCGTGGCGAGCCCATGGAGGCGCTGGTAATTGGCAACGGTCTACACAAGGCGCTGCTTTTCGCCATGCCTCATCCCAATGAGCCCATTGGCAGCATGACCCTGGAATACCTATCGTGGCGGCTGGCTGAGGACGCCGCACTGATTGAGGAACTGGGTTATATCTGGTATATGGTGAAATGCATTGACCCGGATGGCACAAGGCTCAATGAGGGATGGTTCAAAGGGCCCTACACGCTGGAACACTATGCCCGCAACTATTACCGGCCGCCTGCCTTCCAGCAAATCGAGTGGACCTTCCCGGTGGACTACAAGACACTACACTTCCACAATCCATTGCCAGAGACGCGGGCCTTGATGCATCTTATGGAACAGGTATCTCCTGACCTACTGTACTCATTGCACAACTCTGGATTCGGCGGTGTTTACTTCTATGTTTCTGGTGGCAATCCGCGTTTCTACCAGGAACTGCACGACCTGGTAGCAGGGGAGGAATTGCCATTGCACCTGGGCGAGCCAGAGATGCCATTTATTAAGCCATATGCGCCTGCTATCTTCCCCGAAGTTAGCGTGCAGGACATATACGATTACTATGCGGCCAACAACCCAACTGACCCTGCCGTCATCATGCGCCAGGGTGCGTCCAGTTTTGACTATTTGCGGGGTCTAGGTACTGGCTTCTCAATCGTCTGCGAGATGCCGTATTTCTACAATCCCAAAATTGTGGACACCAATCCATCGGATATCATTCGCCGTGATGCTATCCTCCAGTCAGTTGCCCGTGACCGCGAGTACGATGCCTTTCATCGCCGCCAATTCGAGGCTGTAGCCGATCTGTTGACCGCGCCGTCACCTTTTGTGGAGACCATCCAGGAATGGCTACGCATTTTCCCTGAGAGCGCCGCCGCCTTAGAGAATTGGGCCCGGAACGATCCGCAGACGGCGAGGCCAGGCACAGTAGCCGAGGTATTTGACAGCCTGGTAGTGGGCAAATTTTATCGCCTGTTCACCTTGGGGTTGTTGCTGCGTGCTTTCACTCACCAGATGGCGGTAGGCGGCGAGCACCCGCGTTTGCGCCGGGCCTACGAGGAGGTCGAAGTGGAGTTCGAGCGCCAAAGCGCGGAGGTAACTCGGGAACTGGACTACCACGTTATCCCCATCCGTAAACTAGTGCGGGTACAATTGGGGGCTGGCCTATTGGCAGCGGAACTGGCTCGGGAGATGGTCTGA
- a CDS encoding molybdopterin molybdotransferase MoeA — MISPEEAKTIVLDQVKTLPAYEADILESLGLVLAEDIVADMDIPPFDNSAMDGFAVKASETRGASRENPVRLKIAGDQAAGWVSDAVVTPGVAVKITTGAPIPAGADAIVRVEDTQICGEWVCVLQEVEEGQDIRPAGEDIRKGETIIKSNTLIGPPHIGILASLGRGKVKVLPRPKVAILCTGNELVEIDQPLTQGKIRDSNSYSVAAQVIACGGIPVRVGIAKDTVESISAKLREALHCDVVVTTAGVSVGEHDLVKMVLERLGAELKFWRVAQRPGMPLAFWVFQGKPIFGLPGNPGSSMICFEEYVRPTLLKMMGRAKLFRPEVEATLTHEIAKKPGRMHYVRVRVECRDSVYHATSAGSQGSGILKSMALANGLALIPKEAALIKAGEKVKVHLIDMPEDH; from the coding sequence TTGATCAGTCCCGAAGAGGCAAAGACGATCGTTTTGGATCAGGTCAAGACGCTTCCCGCATATGAGGCGGATATCCTCGAAAGCCTGGGGCTGGTTCTCGCGGAAGATATCGTAGCGGATATGGACATCCCGCCCTTCGATAACTCGGCCATGGATGGCTTTGCAGTGAAAGCCAGTGAAACCCGAGGTGCTTCTAGGGAAAATCCTGTGCGACTCAAGATTGCCGGAGATCAGGCAGCGGGATGGGTAAGCGATGCGGTTGTAACCCCCGGTGTGGCCGTGAAGATCACCACTGGGGCGCCCATCCCCGCGGGTGCTGATGCTATAGTGAGGGTCGAAGATACCCAAATTTGCGGGGAGTGGGTTTGTGTGTTGCAAGAGGTGGAGGAAGGCCAAGACATTCGCCCTGCAGGAGAGGATATCCGCAAGGGAGAAACGATCATAAAGTCGAATACGTTGATTGGTCCGCCTCACATCGGTATCTTAGCCTCCTTGGGCAGGGGTAAGGTGAAAGTCCTGCCTCGTCCGAAAGTGGCCATTTTGTGCACTGGGAACGAGTTGGTAGAGATAGACCAACCGCTTACCCAGGGCAAGATCAGGGATAGCAATAGTTACTCTGTGGCTGCTCAGGTGATCGCCTGCGGAGGGATACCCGTGAGGGTGGGCATTGCTAAGGATACAGTGGAGAGCATCAGTGCCAAACTGAGAGAGGCTCTCCATTGCGATGTGGTCGTAACGACGGCTGGGGTATCGGTAGGTGAGCATGACCTTGTCAAAATGGTACTCGAGCGCTTGGGTGCAGAACTCAAGTTCTGGAGAGTGGCACAAAGACCTGGGATGCCCCTAGCGTTTTGGGTGTTCCAAGGCAAGCCGATCTTTGGCCTGCCGGGTAACCCTGGTAGTTCGATGATCTGTTTCGAGGAGTACGTGCGTCCCACCTTGTTGAAGATGATGGGCAGGGCGAAACTCTTTCGACCGGAGGTTGAGGCCACTCTGACCCATGAGATCGCCAAAAAGCCAGGACGAATGCATTACGTGAGAGTTCGTGTGGAATGCAGGGATAGCGTTTACCACGCCACGAGTGCGGGATCCCAGGGGTCGGGGATACTGAAGAGTATGGCCCTGGCAAATGGTCTGGCTTTGATCCCCAAAGAAGCGGCTTTGATCAAAGCCGGGGAGAAAGTGAAAGTTCACTTGATAGATATGCCGGAAGACCACTGA
- the moaA gene encoding GTP 3',8-cyclase MoaA — protein MPVLVDSYQRKIDYLRVSITDRCNLRCVYCMPEEGIQPKPRSEILTYEEIEFFARCAVEVGISKIRLTGGEPLVRKGIVELVRHLSQVPNLQDISLTTNGILLQDYAHPLAEAGLKRINIGLGSLDADVYSRLTRGGDVRRALAGVTAALNAGLDPVKINVVVLRGLNDDLTKFAPFIYEYPIHVRFIEYMPFNQGLEDRFVPCVEMMEQFQIFGGLNEIAPPTGAGPARYYTLKGALGTIGFISPISGHFCSRCNRLRLTADGQLRTCLFSDEEIDVRAALRQGASAQTIVELIREALVNKPKDRISVREASLKRRMSQIGG, from the coding sequence GTGCCTGTACTAGTGGATTCGTACCAGCGCAAAATTGACTATTTGCGCGTGTCCATAACCGATAGATGCAATTTGCGGTGTGTTTACTGTATGCCGGAGGAGGGAATACAGCCCAAACCCCGCAGTGAGATCCTCACCTACGAGGAAATCGAATTCTTTGCCCGGTGTGCGGTGGAGGTTGGCATTTCCAAGATACGGCTCACTGGTGGAGAGCCTCTTGTACGCAAGGGTATTGTGGAGTTAGTGCGCCATCTCTCGCAGGTCCCAAATCTTCAGGACATTTCCCTGACCACCAATGGCATCCTGCTTCAGGACTACGCGCATCCTCTGGCCGAAGCGGGATTAAAGCGCATTAATATAGGTTTGGGCTCTTTGGACGCAGACGTGTATTCTCGTCTAACGCGTGGAGGTGATGTCAGAAGAGCTTTGGCTGGCGTAACCGCTGCTCTCAACGCGGGGCTCGATCCGGTGAAAATCAACGTGGTTGTTTTACGGGGGCTGAACGATGATCTCACAAAATTCGCTCCGTTCATCTACGAGTATCCTATCCACGTGAGGTTCATCGAGTACATGCCTTTCAACCAGGGGTTAGAGGATAGATTTGTGCCTTGTGTCGAGATGATGGAACAGTTCCAGATCTTTGGCGGACTAAATGAGATCGCACCCCCCACAGGAGCAGGGCCTGCCAGATATTACACGTTAAAGGGGGCGCTGGGAACCATAGGTTTTATCAGTCCAATCAGTGGCCATTTCTGCTCCCGTTGCAATCGCCTTCGCCTAACAGCAGATGGTCAGTTGAGAACTTGCCTCTTTTCCGATGAGGAAATAGATGTGAGAGCAGCGCTGCGCCAAGGGGCTTCTGCGCAAACGATTGTGGAGTTGATACGAGAGGCTCTGGTCAACAAACCCAAGGACAGGATTTCTGTCCGGGAAGCGAGCCTGAAGCGTAGGATGTCTCAGATCGGGGGATGA
- a CDS encoding valine--tRNA ligase, with protein MAKKELPKTYDHKQVEERLYQWWEKSGFFTPEIDWSKKPFVISMPPSNITGELHMGHGITMTIQDILIRWHRMMGEPTLWLPGNDHASIGTHNVIEKELAKKGLTRWDLGREKFMEYAWAWKEKYGHLINQQLRRLGCSCDWTRERFTMDEMLSRAVRVSFVRLYKKGLIYRGNYMVNWCPRCHTAISDLEVIHDQQETHLWYVRYPLVGPDDQPSDEYITVATTRPETILGDAAVAVNPSDRRYKDLVGRIAILPILGRRIPIIADEHVDRKFGTGAVKVTPGHDPNDYEIGQRHNLGAINILNPDGTMNDNAGPYAGQDRLECRQNLVADLERQGLLVKVEPYTHAVGHCQRCDTIIEPLISEQWFVKTKPLAEPAIRVVKEGRIRFIPKRFEKVYFNWMENIRDWCISRQLWWGHRIPVWYCDDCGEMIVAEEDPTECACGSKNIRQDPDILDTWYSSGLWPFSTLGWPDDTEDLRYFYPTTVMETGYDIIFFWVARMIMQGLECTGDIPFRYVYLHGMVRDEHGKKMSRSWGNVIDPLEVIEKYGCDALRYALVTASTPGNDLKLSLQKVEAGRNFANKIWNAARFVLSNLDGYEPPRDDIWDEPYLTLADRWILTRLSQLTGSVTRALEDWQLGEAGRQIHDFLWGEYCDWYVEISKIALYGDDSQARATAQKVLVHVLERALRLLHPYMPFITEEIWQHLPHESETLMLASWPKPDREDNAARWEMEMLMEMVRAIRNARAEYEVDPGRSIPAIVIAGRKKGTIEAQRDILVKLARLDPERLTITAKLEEKPKHAVALVTASIETYLPLAGMVDLERERERVESELARLEKELARAEALLSDENFLAKAPQEVVDRERTKVTNYQEQRKRLAARLEILER; from the coding sequence ATGGCCAAGAAAGAGTTGCCGAAGACCTATGACCACAAACAAGTAGAGGAGCGCCTATATCAGTGGTGGGAAAAGAGCGGTTTTTTCACGCCCGAGATAGACTGGAGCAAAAAGCCTTTTGTTATTTCCATGCCTCCTTCTAATATCACAGGGGAACTCCATATGGGGCATGGCATCACCATGACCATCCAGGATATCCTGATCCGTTGGCATCGCATGATGGGCGAACCCACTCTCTGGTTGCCCGGCAACGATCACGCCAGCATTGGCACGCACAACGTGATTGAGAAAGAACTCGCTAAAAAGGGTCTGACCCGTTGGGACCTTGGTCGCGAAAAGTTCATGGAATATGCCTGGGCCTGGAAAGAAAAGTACGGCCATCTGATTAACCAGCAGTTGCGCCGTCTAGGGTGTTCCTGCGATTGGACCCGCGAGCGTTTCACTATGGATGAAATGCTTTCCCGTGCTGTACGGGTGAGTTTCGTACGACTGTACAAAAAGGGCCTGATCTACCGCGGGAACTATATGGTGAATTGGTGCCCCCGTTGCCATACCGCTATCTCCGACCTCGAAGTCATTCATGACCAGCAGGAAACCCATTTGTGGTACGTGCGCTACCCTCTGGTAGGCCCTGATGACCAACCCTCTGACGAATATATCACGGTGGCCACTACACGACCTGAGACCATCCTGGGCGATGCAGCGGTGGCTGTAAACCCAAGCGACCGACGCTACAAGGATCTCGTGGGTCGCATCGCTATCCTGCCTATTTTAGGAAGGCGAATTCCTATCATCGCCGATGAGCACGTGGACCGGAAATTCGGTACCGGTGCGGTGAAAGTGACGCCTGGCCATGATCCGAATGACTACGAAATCGGACAGCGGCACAACCTCGGTGCGATCAACATCCTCAACCCGGATGGTACGATGAATGACAACGCGGGTCCCTATGCTGGCCAGGATCGCCTTGAGTGTCGTCAGAACTTGGTGGCGGACCTAGAACGGCAAGGTCTCTTGGTGAAAGTGGAGCCTTATACTCATGCGGTTGGTCACTGTCAGCGTTGTGACACCATCATCGAACCGCTCATCTCCGAGCAATGGTTTGTGAAGACGAAGCCACTGGCCGAGCCTGCCATTCGCGTTGTGAAAGAGGGGCGCATCCGGTTTATTCCAAAAAGGTTTGAGAAAGTTTATTTCAATTGGATGGAGAATATCCGCGACTGGTGTATCTCGCGGCAACTCTGGTGGGGACATCGCATCCCGGTGTGGTACTGCGATGATTGTGGTGAGATGATAGTGGCCGAGGAAGACCCGACGGAGTGTGCCTGTGGCAGCAAAAACATCCGTCAAGATCCGGATATCCTGGACACTTGGTACTCCTCTGGCCTGTGGCCCTTTTCCACGCTGGGCTGGCCAGATGATACCGAGGACCTCCGCTATTTTTACCCCACCACAGTAATGGAGACTGGCTACGACATCATTTTCTTCTGGGTGGCCCGCATGATCATGCAGGGGCTGGAATGCACAGGTGATATTCCCTTCCGATACGTGTATTTGCACGGCATGGTGCGTGATGAGCACGGGAAGAAAATGAGTCGCTCTTGGGGCAACGTCATTGATCCGTTGGAGGTTATCGAGAAGTATGGCTGTGACGCACTGCGCTATGCTTTGGTTACAGCCTCCACACCAGGTAATGATCTCAAACTCAGCCTGCAAAAGGTGGAAGCGGGGCGTAACTTCGCCAATAAGATCTGGAATGCAGCCCGCTTTGTGCTCTCCAACTTGGATGGCTACGAGCCACCGCGGGACGACATCTGGGATGAGCCATACCTGACCCTGGCTGACCGCTGGATTCTCACTCGCCTGAGCCAATTGACCGGCAGCGTCACCAGGGCGCTGGAAGATTGGCAATTGGGCGAGGCCGGTCGCCAGATTCACGACTTCCTGTGGGGAGAGTACTGCGATTGGTACGTGGAGATCTCCAAAATCGCTCTCTATGGCGATGACTCACAAGCCCGGGCCACGGCGCAAAAAGTGTTGGTCCACGTATTGGAGCGAGCATTGCGCTTACTGCACCCATATATGCCTTTCATCACCGAAGAGATCTGGCAACACTTGCCCCATGAGAGCGAAACGCTCATGTTGGCATCCTGGCCAAAACCTGACCGCGAAGATAATGCCGCACGGTGGGAAATGGAGATGCTGATGGAGATGGTGCGCGCTATCCGCAATGCCCGCGCCGAATACGAAGTGGACCCTGGGCGCTCCATCCCGGCAATAGTCATTGCCGGCAGAAAGAAAGGAACTATTGAAGCGCAACGGGACATCCTCGTCAAATTGGCCCGCCTGGACCCGGAGAGGCTGACGATCACTGCCAAATTGGAGGAAAAGCCCAAGCACGCAGTAGCACTGGTAACCGCCAGCATCGAGACCTACCTGCCACTGGCTGGGATGGTGGACTTAGAACGGGAGCGCGAGCGGGTGGAGTCCGAATTGGCGAGGTTGGAAAAGGAACTCGCTCGTGCCGAGGCGCTACTGTCAGACGAGAACTTCTTGGCAAAGGCACCGCAAGAGGTAGTGGATAGAGAAAGGACCAAAGTAACCAATTATCAAGAGCAACGGAAAAGACTGGCGGCCCGATTGGAAATATTAGAAAGATGA
- the mog gene encoding molybdopterin adenylyltransferase, with amino-acid sequence MESQGVVVSVNVSEKKGVQKRPLERCQVLADHGLEGDAHAGPWHRQVSLLAEESIQKMQALGFDVGPGDFAENITTRGLDLLSLPLGTRLTIGGSTILEITQHGKTCHTKCAIYHRLRECIMPTEGIFAKVLQGGEIKVGDEIKILRSTAPKGGEVGMKVAVLTISDKGFRGEREDLSGKVIAEKLASLGAEIIHQEIIPDESDIIAQRLRYLADEVDTDLVLTTGGTGLSPRDVTPEATKSVLDKEAPGFVEAMRYESLKNTPHAMLSRAVSGVRKQTLIINLPGSPKAVEECLNVILPALPHGIEILRGRGGECARAE; translated from the coding sequence ATGGAGAGCCAGGGAGTGGTAGTGTCGGTGAACGTGAGCGAGAAAAAAGGGGTGCAGAAAAGACCCCTGGAACGGTGCCAGGTTCTGGCAGACCATGGGCTAGAAGGTGATGCGCATGCCGGCCCTTGGCATCGCCAGGTGAGTTTGCTCGCCGAAGAAAGTATCCAAAAGATGCAGGCGCTTGGCTTCGATGTGGGCCCCGGCGATTTTGCAGAGAACATCACCACCCGAGGTCTCGACCTCCTATCACTCCCTTTGGGCACGCGCTTGACAATAGGGGGGAGCACAATCCTGGAAATTACCCAGCACGGGAAAACCTGTCACACCAAGTGCGCTATCTACCATCGGCTGCGAGAATGTATCATGCCCACCGAGGGAATATTTGCAAAAGTGCTTCAAGGCGGCGAGATAAAGGTTGGGGATGAAATCAAAATCCTCAGGTCCACTGCGCCTAAAGGAGGTGAAGTAGGCATGAAAGTTGCCGTTTTGACCATAAGCGATAAGGGCTTCCGCGGCGAACGTGAGGATTTGAGTGGAAAGGTTATTGCGGAGAAATTGGCTTCCTTAGGGGCAGAAATCATCCACCAAGAGATAATCCCGGATGAATCGGATATCATTGCTCAGAGGCTTAGATACTTGGCGGATGAGGTTGATACCGATCTCGTGCTTACCACAGGTGGAACAGGACTCTCCCCTCGAGATGTAACGCCCGAGGCTACCAAGTCAGTGCTTGATAAAGAGGCGCCTGGTTTTGTAGAGGCCATGCGTTATGAAAGCCTGAAAAACACCCCACACGCCATGCTATCCAGAGCGGTCAGCGGGGTGAGAAAGCAAACTTTGATCATCAACCTCCCGGGCAGCCCGAAGGCAGTTGAGGAGTGCCTGAATGTCATCCTGCCCGCTCTTCCCCATGGCATAGAAATCCTTCGCGGCAGAGGCGGAGAGTGTGCTCGTGCAGAATGA
- a CDS encoding Fpg/Nei family DNA glycosylase encodes MPELPDLEIIKDVLREHVVGLSIEGVEVRKPVVTRDLIGDGFQAGLFGRSINRVERRGKFLIFTLAGERYLVINPMLAGRIRLCPHWERQTPAPIVVLQLSNKTDLRYSDPKLMGKVYLADDLRAVPTFAAQGPEALDPKLTLDVFKERLRQYRGEIKGILTNQAFIAGIGNAYADEILFRARIYPYKKRPRLTPAEIETLYQSMRDVLTEAIDVLRTRVGTDIHIEIRDFLQVHGRGGQPCPRCGTLISEITAHQRLTNFCRTCQPGTLICN; translated from the coding sequence ATGCCGGAACTGCCTGATCTGGAGATCATCAAGGATGTGCTGCGCGAGCACGTGGTGGGTTTGAGCATCGAGGGTGTCGAGGTGCGCAAGCCCGTCGTGACCCGCGACCTGATCGGTGATGGTTTCCAAGCCGGACTATTCGGGCGCAGTATCAACCGTGTGGAACGGCGGGGCAAATTTCTCATCTTTACGCTAGCTGGCGAGCGTTATCTGGTCATTAACCCTATGCTGGCGGGACGGATTCGCTTGTGTCCGCATTGGGAGCGCCAAACCCCGGCACCCATCGTAGTTCTGCAACTCTCCAACAAGACTGACCTGCGCTACAGTGACCCCAAACTCATGGGTAAGGTATATCTCGCTGATGACTTGCGCGCTGTCCCTACTTTCGCCGCGCAGGGGCCCGAGGCGTTAGACCCCAAACTGACATTAGACGTCTTCAAAGAGCGACTGCGTCAGTACCGAGGCGAGATCAAGGGCATCCTCACGAACCAGGCTTTCATCGCCGGCATCGGCAATGCCTATGCTGATGAAATCCTCTTCCGCGCCCGCATCTACCCTTATAAGAAACGCCCCCGACTCACACCTGCGGAAATCGAGACTTTGTACCAGTCCATGCGCGACGTGTTGACAGAAGCAATTGACGTGTTGCGCACACGAGTGGGGACTGACATTCACATTGAGATCCGCGATTTCCTGCAGGTGCATGGGAGAGGTGGCCAACCTTGTCCTCGCTGTGGTACGCTTATCTCCGAGATCACCGCCCACCAGCGGCTCACCAATTTCTGCCGCACCTGTCAGCCAGGCACGCTGATCTGCAACTGA
- a CDS encoding DUF763 domain-containing protein: MKTGVADLPLHYGRAPKWLFQRMTALAREVAVILVSEFGTQEVLRRLSDPYWFQAFGCVLGFDWHSSGLTTTVCGALKEGIKGLENELGFFVAGGKGATSRKTPAEILRHGDYISVDPQKLIYASRMSAKVDNTALQDGYQIYHHTFVFDRAGRWCVVQQGMNPTNRYARRYHWLGEQVKDFVCEPEAAICCDARGETLNMVAQESDGARKASAMLAGQRPVWLLGELKRLKRLELPARHAMLIEDIQPDHLAKILLATYERQPADFETLLSMEGVGPKTIRALSLLSEVVYGAPVSFRDPARFSFAHGGKDGHPFPVDRETYDRSISVLNQAIKQARLGRREKVEAFRRLSLWAQRIGR; this comes from the coding sequence TTGAAAACAGGCGTGGCTGATCTCCCTTTACACTACGGACGAGCCCCCAAATGGCTCTTCCAGCGTATGACAGCCTTAGCCCGCGAAGTGGCGGTAATCTTAGTTTCTGAGTTCGGGACGCAAGAGGTATTACGTCGCCTGTCGGACCCGTACTGGTTCCAGGCCTTTGGCTGCGTGCTAGGCTTTGACTGGCATTCGAGTGGTTTGACCACTACCGTCTGTGGCGCATTAAAAGAGGGCATCAAGGGGTTGGAAAACGAGTTAGGTTTTTTTGTGGCAGGAGGCAAAGGTGCTACCTCGCGCAAAACACCGGCGGAGATATTGAGACACGGAGACTATATCAGCGTTGACCCACAGAAACTCATCTACGCGAGTCGTATGTCGGCTAAAGTAGATAACACTGCCCTCCAGGACGGCTATCAGATTTATCATCACACCTTCGTCTTCGATCGGGCAGGCCGATGGTGTGTGGTGCAGCAAGGTATGAATCCGACGAATCGCTACGCTCGTCGTTATCACTGGCTGGGCGAGCAAGTGAAGGACTTTGTGTGCGAGCCCGAAGCAGCCATCTGTTGCGATGCCCGTGGAGAGACTTTGAATATGGTAGCGCAGGAGAGCGATGGGGCACGAAAGGCAAGCGCCATGCTGGCCGGGCAAAGGCCAGTGTGGTTGTTGGGCGAACTCAAGCGCCTTAAACGGTTGGAATTGCCTGCCCGCCACGCGATGCTAATCGAGGACATTCAGCCTGACCATCTAGCGAAAATCCTCCTTGCCACTTATGAACGGCAACCGGCAGATTTTGAGACCTTACTAAGCATGGAAGGCGTCGGCCCCAAGACGATCCGTGCTCTCAGTCTGCTCTCCGAGGTCGTCTACGGAGCGCCAGTGAGTTTCCGTGATCCGGCGCGTTTCAGTTTTGCCCATGGTGGTAAAGATGGCCACCCCTTCCCGGTAGATCGCGAGACGTACGACCGTTCCATTAGCGTGCTAAACCAGGCTATTAAGCAGGCGCGGCTGGGGCGGCGAGAAAAGGTCGAGGCTTTCCGGCGGCTTTCTCTGTGGGCGCAACGGATTGGAAGGTGA